Proteins encoded in a region of the Candidatus Nitrosomarinus catalina genome:
- a CDS encoding S8 family serine peptidase gives MKSSIIFSITFVVISSIIVSQFFQPENEISTYIENSVPYVGTEIPRTDGLDGSGVKVAVIDTGVDFNHPDLWGWGPDGKVIGGYNFIQTNQLPMDKNGHGTKVAGIIAADGSILGIAPKAKILAYKVSEDGEGVSSELISGAIEKAIEDEADIINISLGVNRTNSKIDSAVNYALEKGIFVVTAAGNDGPELKTIGSPGRNFESLTVGATYNNMTSSLIATLEIDEIQYTAIPMVGAPKTDKPVTGKIIFGGFGKITDLENLDVKDSILIVERGSDIEGELLFFSIKEKNAADAGAKALIVYNSEPGIFLGELIHEFSGPEYSPQIPVVSIDREEGLEIIEKLKSDSDGIMNLFYNPDFIAHFSSRGPVSPFYMKPDMVAPGAYINTTQIGSSYNFTSGTSFAAPHVSGAAALLLQNNPELENHELKSLLVTTVKPVSNAYGKEFSIHESGSGRLDIASAYNAKLIISPTNFVINFSSDEKSIQKELQLKLIEKELGEIDVKFEGPQFITFEYKINDNNLQTEFTVSGEKYGEYEGKIFINHEKTRYTIPIIIHYTEGSISTYQENEKLFFEINHPDKWSFTKITITNSKNGNTDTITATPDKKPSMKIYENSEYWIEAKIMSDGNTTDAFDLIKINSISEKTEIIELRNIPEKQIIIIISIIVVVGIIGLIIRK, from the coding sequence ATGAAATCATCAATAATTTTTTCCATAACATTTGTAGTTATATCAAGTATCATTGTATCACAATTTTTCCAACCTGAAAATGAAATTAGTACATACATTGAAAATAGTGTTCCATATGTTGGAACTGAAATTCCAAGGACAGATGGATTGGACGGATCGGGAGTTAAAGTTGCAGTTATTGATACTGGAGTAGATTTCAACCATCCAGATTTATGGGGTTGGGGACCTGATGGAAAAGTTATTGGAGGCTATAATTTTATTCAAACAAATCAATTACCCATGGATAAAAATGGACATGGAACCAAAGTTGCAGGCATAATAGCTGCAGATGGTAGTATCTTAGGTATTGCACCAAAGGCAAAAATTTTAGCTTACAAAGTATCTGAAGATGGAGAAGGAGTATCATCAGAATTAATTTCAGGTGCAATAGAAAAAGCAATTGAAGATGAGGCAGATATCATAAACATTAGTTTAGGAGTAAACAGAACAAATTCAAAAATAGATAGTGCAGTAAATTATGCATTAGAAAAAGGAATTTTTGTCGTGACAGCTGCAGGAAATGACGGTCCAGAATTAAAAACCATAGGAAGTCCAGGAAGAAATTTTGAATCATTAACAGTTGGTGCAACATACAACAACATGACTTCTAGCTTAATTGCAACATTAGAAATAGATGAAATACAATATACGGCAATTCCAATGGTAGGAGCTCCAAAAACAGACAAACCAGTAACGGGAAAAATAATTTTTGGAGGATTTGGGAAAATTACTGATTTAGAAAATTTAGATGTTAAAGATTCAATTCTAATTGTAGAAAGAGGAAGCGATATTGAAGGAGAATTATTATTTTTCTCAATTAAAGAAAAAAACGCTGCAGATGCAGGAGCAAAAGCACTAATTGTATACAATAGCGAACCAGGAATTTTTTTGGGAGAATTAATTCATGAATTTTCAGGTCCAGAATACAGTCCACAAATTCCAGTGGTTTCAATAGATAGAGAAGAAGGGTTAGAAATAATTGAAAAATTAAAAAGTGACAGTGATGGGATAATGAATTTATTTTACAATCCAGATTTTATTGCACATTTTAGTTCTAGAGGTCCAGTTTCACCATTTTACATGAAACCCGACATGGTGGCACCAGGCGCTTATATCAATACCACACAAATTGGATCTAGTTACAATTTTACTAGCGGAACTAGTTTTGCAGCACCGCATGTGAGTGGTGCAGCAGCATTATTGTTACAAAATAATCCAGAGTTAGAAAATCATGAATTAAAATCATTGTTAGTAACTACAGTTAAACCAGTTTCCAACGCCTATGGAAAAGAATTTTCTATTCATGAGTCAGGCTCAGGAAGACTAGACATAGCAAGTGCATATAATGCAAAATTGATCATCAGCCCTACAAATTTTGTAATTAACTTTTCATCAGATGAAAAATCAATTCAAAAAGAATTACAATTAAAATTAATTGAAAAAGAATTAGGAGAAATTGATGTCAAATTTGAAGGTCCGCAATTCATTACATTTGAATATAAAATTAATGACAATAATTTACAGACAGAATTTACAGTGTCTGGAGAAAAATATGGAGAATATGAAGGAAAAATCTTCATCAATCATGAAAAAACAAGATATACAATTCCAATAATTATTCATTATACTGAAGGCTCAATTTCTACATATCAAGAAAATGAAAAATTATTTTTTGAAATAAATCATCCAGACAAATGGAGTTTTACAAAAATTACAATTACAAATAGTAAAAATGGAAATACGGATACAATTACTGCAACACCAGATAAAAAACCTTCAATGAAAATCTATGAAAATTCAGAGTATTGGATAGAAGCAAAAATTATGTCAGATGGAAATACCACTGATGCATTTGATTTAATTAAAATTAATTCAATTTCAGAAAAAACGGAAATAATAGAATTAAGAAATATACCAGAAAAACAAATCATAATAATTATTTCAATTATAGTAGTTGTTGGAATTATAGGATTAATAATTAGGAAATAA
- the pckA gene encoding phosphoenolpyruvate carboxykinase (ATP) encodes MSQLTNFGINPSKVHRNLPTDEMVAISVDRKEGVVNSTGSLSVNTGKYTGRSPDDRFIVYDDKTHETIDWGKINHQFPSGKFEKLFEKMKDFVDNKELFVFDGFVGADPETRLPIRVINDHVWQSMFSSNLFIRPTDEELEKHEPEFTILCINDFLADPEIDGTRTDVFILIDLTRKIVLIGGTEYAGEMKKSMFGVMNFLLPDRNIFPMHCSANIGDNGDTALFFGLSGTGKTTLSADPNRKLIGDDEHGWSDNGTFNFEGGCYAKCINLSQEAEPEIWNAIKPGALLENVVLNDNIPDYDDNSLTENTRVGYPLDFIPGAVIPSVGGNPRVIVFLTADALGVLPPVSRLTKEGAMYHFMSGYTSKLAGTERGIKEPKSVFSQCFGAPFMPRPASVYAKLLGEKINQHNTVVYLVNTGWSGGPYGVGKRIKIKYSRAMVTAAISGALDIVKYRHDDLLNLDIPTEVEGVPSEILDPKHTWVDKDSYDLSAKKLAQMFVENFKKFENVSDDIIAAGPKFSA; translated from the coding sequence TTGTCTCAATTAACGAATTTTGGCATAAATCCATCTAAAGTTCATAGAAATTTACCTACTGATGAAATGGTGGCTATTTCTGTAGATAGAAAAGAAGGTGTTGTTAATTCTACTGGTTCTCTTTCAGTAAATACTGGAAAATATACTGGTAGGTCACCTGATGACAGATTCATTGTATATGATGACAAGACTCATGAAACTATTGACTGGGGAAAAATTAATCATCAATTCCCAAGTGGTAAATTTGAAAAACTTTTTGAAAAAATGAAGGACTTTGTTGATAACAAAGAACTTTTTGTTTTTGATGGTTTTGTAGGTGCTGATCCTGAAACTCGTTTACCAATTAGAGTAATCAATGATCATGTATGGCAAAGTATGTTTTCAAGTAATTTGTTTATTAGACCAACAGATGAAGAATTAGAAAAACACGAACCTGAATTTACCATTTTGTGTATTAATGATTTCTTAGCTGATCCTGAAATTGATGGAACTAGAACTGATGTTTTTATTTTAATTGATTTAACAAGAAAAATTGTTTTGATTGGAGGAACTGAATATGCTGGTGAAATGAAAAAATCCATGTTTGGTGTAATGAATTTCTTATTGCCAGACCGAAATATTTTCCCAATGCATTGTTCGGCAAATATTGGTGATAATGGAGATACTGCGTTATTCTTTGGATTATCTGGAACTGGAAAAACAACTCTTTCTGCTGATCCAAATCGAAAATTAATTGGTGATGATGAACATGGTTGGTCTGATAATGGTACGTTTAATTTTGAAGGAGGTTGTTATGCAAAATGTATCAACCTTAGTCAAGAGGCAGAACCTGAAATTTGGAATGCGATTAAACCTGGCGCTCTTTTAGAAAATGTTGTCTTAAATGATAACATACCTGATTATGATGATAATTCTTTAACTGAAAATACTCGTGTTGGTTATCCATTAGATTTCATTCCTGGTGCAGTAATTCCAAGTGTCGGTGGTAACCCACGTGTCATTGTATTTTTGACAGCTGATGCTTTGGGTGTCTTACCTCCTGTATCCCGACTAACAAAAGAAGGTGCAATGTATCATTTCATGTCTGGTTATACAAGTAAATTGGCAGGAACTGAAAGAGGAATTAAAGAACCAAAATCTGTCTTTTCACAGTGTTTTGGTGCTCCATTCATGCCTAGACCTGCATCAGTTTATGCAAAACTTCTAGGTGAAAAAATTAATCAACATAATACCGTTGTTTATCTCGTTAATACTGGATGGTCTGGTGGACCATATGGTGTTGGAAAAAGAATTAAGATCAAATATAGCCGTGCAATGGTCACTGCTGCAATTTCTGGTGCACTTGATATTGTAAAATATCGTCATGACGATTTACTTAATCTTGATATTCCAACAGAAGTTGAAGGTGTTCCGTCAGAAATATTGGATCCTAAACATACTTGGGTAGACAAGGATTCCTATGATCTTTCAGCAAAAAAATTGGCTCAAATGTTTGTTGAAAACTTTAAGAAATTTGAAAATGTTTCAGATGATATTATAGCAGCAGGTCCAAAATTTTCTGCATAA
- a CDS encoding 50S ribosomal protein L32e — translation MPINKELIEKRQEVKQNKPDFVRPESWRYVRLQTNWRKPKGIDHHQRKQKSRGRPGLVKVGYGGPKDARGLHPSGFTDNLVYNISDLEKLDPKKDGVRLGHGVGTKKRKEIVVKAVENKFKIFNARVSVIANKS, via the coding sequence ATGCCAATCAACAAGGAATTGATCGAGAAAAGACAGGAAGTAAAACAAAACAAACCTGATTTTGTCAGACCAGAAAGTTGGCGATATGTTAGACTTCAAACTAATTGGAGAAAACCAAAAGGAATAGATCATCATCAAAGAAAACAAAAAAGTAGAGGACGTCCAGGTTTAGTTAAAGTTGGATATGGTGGACCTAAAGATGCAAGAGGATTACATCCTTCAGGATTTACAGATAATTTAGTTTACAATATTTCAGATTTAGAAAAATTAGACCCAAAGAAAGATGGAGTCAGATTAGGACATGGTGTCGGTACTAAAAAGAGAAAAGAAATTGTCGTTAAAGCAGTAGAAAACAAATTTAAAATATTTAATGCAAGAGTGAGTGTAATTGCCAATAAATCTTAA
- a CDS encoding 50S ribosomal protein L19e encodes MPINLKDKKRLASRVTGVGIHRIKFDTDHLDDIADAITRENIRSLITANTIQIKPFTGTSRGRAQTKLDQRHKRGTTQGSKQGRKGARVGKKEVYVAKVRSLRRLLKIAKDRKDLTNPEFWTLYKKVGGNTVRNKAHLRTLMDEIKTKRKD; translated from the coding sequence TTGCCAATAAATCTTAAAGATAAAAAACGACTTGCATCCAGAGTTACTGGAGTAGGAATTCACAGAATCAAATTTGATACTGATCACTTAGATGATATTGCAGATGCAATTACTAGAGAAAACATTAGAAGTTTAATCACCGCAAATACAATTCAAATCAAACCATTTACAGGAACATCTAGAGGAAGAGCACAAACCAAATTGGATCAGAGACACAAAAGAGGTACAACACAAGGTTCCAAACAAGGTAGAAAAGGTGCAAGAGTTGGTAAAAAAGAAGTTTATGTTGCAAAAGTTCGTTCACTTAGAAGATTATTAAAAATTGCAAAAGATAGAAAAGATTTGACAAATCCAGAATTTTGGACACTATACAAAAAAGTAGGTGGAAATACTGTCAGAAATAAGGCTCACTTGAGAACTCTGATGGACGAAATTAAAACCAAAAGAAAAGATTAG
- a CDS encoding MGMT family protein, which produces MNLEQRVYKKLLDVPKGQITTYGELAKAVGLKNGQRVIGKIMNNNPYPAIVPCHRVVMSTGKIGGYAYGEHIKTKMLSDEGIEIKNGKISSFDKKLFRF; this is translated from the coding sequence ATGAATCTTGAACAAAGAGTTTACAAAAAATTACTAGATGTTCCTAAAGGTCAAATTACAACTTATGGTGAATTGGCAAAAGCTGTTGGATTAAAAAATGGTCAAAGAGTTATTGGAAAAATTATGAATAATAATCCATATCCTGCAATAGTCCCATGTCATCGTGTAGTAATGTCTACAGGTAAAATTGGTGGTTATGCCTATGGTGAACATATCAAAACTAAAATGCTTAGTGATGAGGGAATAGAAATCAAAAATGGTAAAATTTCAAGTTTTGATAAAAAATTATTTAGGTTCTAA
- a CDS encoding D-aminoacyl-tRNA deacylase — translation MELLIAYRDDPAGYNMANFLSQNMTLDGDIFRGKFYDLIIISTPTISADWLEEKYDYDGFVFLSKHAAESGVLALTCHSTGNFSEAKFGGNDRQVAIPHPDLQKYYLQTLQKHQSDFSEFQITIEATHHGPTALTKPTIFIEIGTTQKQWTDVSLCESVANLVHQVFLNKLPENPVAICFGGTHYSTKFTHELLEGKFALGTVIPKHALDELDEELFSHIIKQNKMAKYALLDWRGLGTNKQKIIELLKSTSLEIIKL, via the coding sequence ATGGAACTCCTAATTGCGTATCGAGATGACCCTGCTGGTTACAATATGGCAAATTTTCTTTCACAAAATATGACCCTGGATGGAGATATTTTTCGAGGCAAATTCTACGATTTAATCATTATTTCAACTCCTACAATTTCTGCTGATTGGTTAGAAGAAAAATACGATTATGATGGTTTTGTATTTTTATCAAAACATGCTGCAGAATCTGGAGTTTTGGCATTGACTTGTCATAGTACTGGAAACTTTTCTGAAGCAAAATTTGGTGGAAATGATAGACAAGTTGCCATCCCTCATCCTGATCTGCAAAAATATTATCTTCAAACATTACAAAAACATCAATCAGATTTCTCAGAATTTCAAATCACTATTGAAGCAACTCATCATGGTCCAACTGCATTAACTAAACCTACAATCTTCATAGAAATTGGCACTACTCAAAAACAATGGACTGATGTATCCTTATGTGAATCTGTGGCAAATTTAGTTCACCAAGTTTTTCTCAACAAGTTACCTGAAAACCCTGTAGCAATTTGTTTTGGTGGAACTCACTACTCAACAAAATTTACTCATGAATTACTTGAAGGAAAATTTGCTCTTGGAACAGTAATTCCAAAACATGCTTTAGATGAACTTGATGAGGAATTATTTTCACACATAATTAAACAAAATAAAATGGCAAAATATGCTCTTTTAGATTGGCGTGGATTGGGAACAAATAAACAAAAAATTATTGAACTTCTTAAATCAACTTCACTTGAGATAATTAAATTATGA
- a CDS encoding protein translocase SEC61 complex subunit gamma, whose protein sequence is MNPKQTLKNMSNTMKMAKKPDKDEYQQHLRLVLTGILGVGTIGFIIQFVFSVVTFGR, encoded by the coding sequence ATGAACCCGAAACAGACTTTGAAAAATATGTCTAATACTATGAAAATGGCAAAAAAGCCAGATAAAGATGAATATCAACAACATCTAAGATTAGTATTAACAGGAATTCTCGGAGTAGGAACAATTGGATTTATAATTCAATTTGTGTTTTCGGTAGTAACATTTGGTCGATAA
- a CDS encoding transcription elongation factor Spt5 — protein MSEEIKSHLFAIRTTGGQEKVVMRLLEAKANANQINIQSVLLVDNLKGYVVIEAINPSDAYMAVEGVRHIRGQLRGELEFKDIEGYLVKKSTVSTLEVDNIIEITGGPFKGMKATITRIDADKEEATVVLLDASYQLPVTVDANYLKLSSGA, from the coding sequence TTGTCTGAAGAAATTAAATCACATTTATTTGCAATTAGAACCACTGGGGGTCAAGAAAAAGTGGTAATGAGATTATTAGAAGCTAAAGCAAATGCCAATCAAATTAACATTCAATCAGTTTTACTAGTTGACAATCTTAAGGGATATGTTGTAATCGAAGCAATTAATCCGAGCGATGCATATATGGCAGTAGAAGGAGTCAGACATATTCGTGGTCAATTAAGAGGAGAATTAGAATTCAAAGATATCGAAGGTTATCTTGTCAAGAAATCAACAGTTTCAACATTAGAAGTAGATAATATTATTGAAATTACCGGCGGACCATTCAAAGGAATGAAAGCAACAATTACTAGAATAGATGCAGATAAAGAAGAAGCAACAGTTGTGTTACTTGATGCATCTTATCAATTACCAGTAACTGTAGATGCAAATTATCTTAAACTCTCGAGTGGAGCTTAG
- a CDS encoding 50S ribosomal protein L11, translating to MGEQKVSSLVTGGGASAGPPLGPALGPLGVNIMEVISAINEKTKDFEGMKVPVTVIVDTDTKKYEIEIGIPSAAALIMKEAGIQKGSSTSGTEWAGDVTMDGIVKVANTKLEKSYATSLKSVAKSIIGTCVALGVKVEGKTPKEITAEINEGKWDQKFQ from the coding sequence ATGGGAGAACAAAAAGTATCATCACTTGTAACTGGAGGAGGAGCATCCGCAGGTCCACCATTAGGTCCAGCATTAGGTCCTCTAGGAGTTAACATCATGGAAGTTATCTCAGCAATTAATGAAAAAACTAAAGATTTCGAGGGAATGAAAGTTCCTGTAACTGTCATAGTAGATACAGATACAAAAAAATATGAAATTGAAATCGGCATTCCTTCTGCTGCTGCATTAATCATGAAAGAAGCAGGAATTCAAAAAGGCTCAAGTACTTCAGGTACAGAATGGGCAGGAGATGTCACAATGGATGGAATTGTTAAAGTAGCAAATACAAAACTCGAAAAATCTTATGCAACATCATTAAAATCAGTTGCAAAATCCATCATTGGTACATGTGTAGCATTAGGAGTTAAAGTAGAAGGAAAAACTCCAAAAGAAATTACTGCCGAAATCAATGAAGGTAAATGGGATCAAAAATTCCAATAA
- a CDS encoding Lrp/AsnC family transcriptional regulator — MRSNLFIILHRFDDLDMKLLYELTKDGSISVPVLSKKLGINASVLYSRIKRLMKKKLIKKFTVDIDQSLLGFGVKASVGVNRDPKLKEKIHEKFMETVEIVSISEVTGRFDIMIEVYAKNLEALHSVVIEKIGKIEGVQNTETFVELQKTDKDPVYLIE, encoded by the coding sequence ATGAGAAGCAATCTTTTCATCATATTGCATCGATTTGATGATCTTGATATGAAATTGCTCTATGAATTAACTAAAGATGGATCTATTTCAGTTCCTGTTTTATCTAAAAAACTTGGTATTAACGCCTCTGTTTTGTATAGTAGAATTAAACGATTAATGAAAAAGAAATTAATCAAAAAATTCACTGTTGATATTGATCAATCTTTGTTGGGATTTGGAGTAAAGGCCTCCGTTGGAGTTAACCGTGACCCAAAATTAAAAGAAAAAATTCATGAGAAATTCATGGAGACAGTTGAAATTGTTTCTATTTCTGAAGTGACTGGTAGATTTGATATAATGATTGAAGTATATGCAAAAAATCTCGAAGCCTTACACTCCGTAGTTATTGAAAAAATTGGAAAAATAGAAGGTGTTCAAAATACTGAAACCTTTGTAGAATTACAAAAAACCGATAAAGATCCTGTTTATCTTATTGAATAA
- a CDS encoding 50S ribosomal protein L1, translated as MITEAQLAEVVTKAKEETKKMKFKQSLELIINFKDIDVKKGFAINEVVQLPKTNSPATVCVIATGEMSQKAKAANADSVIGNEELAKFEANKRESRKFINKYDFFLADTKIMPTVGKALGQLLGPRGKMPTPVPFDAPIDAFLARFRTSIKVRTRASLSISCKIGDESMEDSDLATNAFAVLNTIEKKLPNGEKNIKKVMIKTTMGKPVKQVQEIKKKYA; from the coding sequence ATGATTACAGAAGCACAATTGGCAGAGGTAGTAACAAAAGCCAAAGAGGAGACTAAAAAAATGAAATTTAAACAATCCTTAGAACTAATAATTAATTTCAAAGATATTGATGTAAAGAAAGGATTTGCAATAAATGAAGTAGTTCAACTTCCAAAAACAAATTCTCCTGCAACAGTATGTGTAATTGCTACTGGTGAAATGAGCCAAAAAGCAAAAGCAGCAAATGCTGATTCAGTAATCGGAAATGAAGAATTAGCAAAATTTGAAGCTAACAAAAGAGAATCTAGAAAATTCATTAACAAATATGATTTCTTTTTGGCAGATACAAAAATTATGCCAACAGTTGGTAAAGCACTTGGTCAACTTTTAGGTCCAAGAGGAAAAATGCCAACACCAGTTCCATTTGACGCACCTATTGATGCATTTCTAGCAAGATTTAGAACATCAATTAAAGTTAGAACAAGAGCATCATTATCAATTTCATGTAAAATTGGCGATGAATCTATGGAAGATTCAGATTTAGCAACTAATGCATTTGCAGTTCTAAATACAATTGAGAAGAAATTACCAAACGGTGAAAAAAATATCAAAAAAGTTATGATAAAAACTACAATGGGTAAACCAGTAAAACAAGTACAGGAGATAAAGAAAAAGTATGCATGA
- a CDS encoding 50S ribosomal protein L10, with amino-acid sequence MHENRTTYPKRKMEMYQQLLELPKKYKTISIIQMNKVRSTQILPLRKTLKGEVEFVCVKDRVAKKALESSDIPGMKEFSTELKGQVMFIFTNMSPFKLNVLLGKNKVMMGARSGDIASMDIVVAEKNTGIAPGPMLTEFKEAGIPTKIDQGTIWIAKETTPAKKGDAINEKLAAILGKLDIKPVEAGISLYSAVEEGLKYTEDEMVVDVEKTRDLFAQFHQEAVSLSIEAGYITADNVTQILTKAAQSARSVSIESGFMTDETKEQILQKADAQAKGLAGQAKDYTPA; translated from the coding sequence ATGCATGAAAATAGAACTACATATCCAAAAAGAAAAATGGAAATGTATCAACAATTACTAGAGTTACCAAAAAAATACAAAACAATTTCAATTATTCAAATGAATAAAGTTCGTTCAACACAAATTTTACCATTAAGAAAAACTTTGAAAGGTGAAGTAGAATTTGTTTGTGTCAAAGATAGAGTTGCAAAAAAAGCACTTGAATCATCAGACATTCCAGGAATGAAAGAATTTTCTACAGAACTAAAAGGACAAGTCATGTTCATATTCACAAACATGTCACCATTCAAACTCAATGTGTTACTAGGTAAAAACAAAGTCATGATGGGTGCACGTTCTGGAGATATTGCAAGTATGGATATTGTAGTAGCTGAGAAAAACACAGGAATTGCACCAGGACCAATGCTTACAGAATTCAAAGAGGCAGGAATTCCAACAAAGATTGATCAAGGAACAATTTGGATTGCCAAAGAAACAACACCAGCCAAAAAAGGCGATGCAATTAATGAAAAATTAGCAGCAATTTTAGGTAAATTAGATATCAAACCAGTAGAGGCAGGAATTTCACTTTATTCAGCAGTTGAAGAAGGTCTCAAATACACTGAAGACGAGATGGTCGTAGACGTTGAGAAAACAAGAGACTTGTTTGCACAATTCCACCAAGAAGCAGTTTCACTATCAATTGAAGCAGGTTACATTACTGCAGATAACGTTACACAAATTCTTACAAAAGCAGCACAATCTGCACGTTCAGTATCTATTGAGTCAGGTTTCATGACTGATGAAACAAAAGAGCAAATCTTACAAAAAGCAGATGCTCAAGCTAAAGGCTTAGCAGGTCAAGCAAAAGACTATACACCAGCCTAA
- a CDS encoding trimeric intracellular cation channel family protein translates to MTEFSFSTEFFIYVLDLFGTVAFAITGAFKAIEKKFDFVGILLLATITGVAGGTIRDVVLGRVPNSIVDPAYVIATVASGIVIFFLYSKLKKHWNLFLKFDAIGLGVFTIIGATFAYNIFGLNFLAIMLAGILTAVGGGVLRDVFVNQSPIVFVKEFYLTASFIGIVIFSILLYFTEEIYVATIIGIILTTTLRLIAIKYNWNLPKVKNTDS, encoded by the coding sequence TTGACAGAATTTTCTTTTAGTACTGAATTTTTCATCTATGTTTTAGATCTATTTGGTACTGTAGCTTTTGCAATTACTGGTGCTTTTAAGGCAATTGAAAAAAAATTTGATTTTGTGGGAATTTTACTACTTGCAACTATTACTGGTGTGGCAGGTGGTACGATAAGGGATGTTGTTTTGGGTAGGGTTCCAAATTCTATTGTTGATCCTGCATATGTGATAGCTACTGTCGCTTCAGGAATTGTAATCTTCTTTTTGTACTCTAAATTAAAAAAACACTGGAATTTATTTTTGAAATTTGATGCAATTGGTCTTGGTGTTTTTACAATTATTGGAGCAACTTTTGCTTACAATATTTTTGGATTAAATTTTTTAGCCATTATGCTAGCAGGTATTTTGACTGCTGTTGGTGGTGGTGTATTAAGAGATGTCTTTGTTAATCAATCTCCTATAGTGTTTGTAAAAGAATTTTATCTTACAGCTAGTTTCATTGGAATTGTAATTTTTTCAATACTATTGTATTTTACAGAAGAAATCTATGTTGCAACAATTATTGGAATAATTCTAACTACTACCTTGAGATTAATTGCAATAAAGTATAACTGGAATTTACCTAAAGTAAAAAACACTGATTCTTAG
- the rpl12p gene encoding 50S ribosomal protein P1, translated as MEYVYAALLLHKLDKEVNEANLSSVVKASGAEVNEAQVKSLVAALADVDINEAVKAAPVAVAAAAPAAEAAADAPAKEEKKEEPKNEEAAMEGLSSLFG; from the coding sequence ATGGAATATGTTTACGCTGCTTTACTTCTTCATAAACTAGACAAAGAAGTTAACGAGGCAAACCTCAGTTCAGTTGTTAAAGCATCTGGAGCTGAAGTTAATGAAGCCCAAGTTAAATCACTAGTTGCAGCCTTAGCTGATGTTGACATCAATGAGGCAGTTAAAGCCGCACCTGTAGCAGTTGCAGCAGCCGCACCGGCAGCTGAAGCAGCAGCAGATGCACCAGCAAAAGAAGAAAAGAAAGAAGAACCTAAAAACGAAGAAGCAGCCATGGAAGGACTCTCATCCTTATTCGGCTAA